The following nucleotide sequence is from Apium graveolens cultivar Ventura chromosome 4, ASM990537v1, whole genome shotgun sequence.
acttaagtgctgaaggacgattagataaggaaagtagctgattaaaggaaagaagatcgagataaacataagaagagatatgcatgaagaaggaattccgtgaagaatggaatacttggaagaaaagatatctgattgatatattttaggaagcagaattatattctatatcaattagcgaatatcttgtaactgtgttgtatataaacacagacatagggtttacactataagtgttatcatattcgagaagattattcattgtaaccctagcagctctcgtgatatttgttcatcactgagaggtaacagttccatactgtaacagagtttattatttcaataaagtttgttttctgttacttacgatattgaagttcgatttgattgtattatacactgtattcaccccctctacagtgagtgtgacctaacagagatcacaaaggtgatattgtcggAAGCCTAACTAtgctaggattataactacttttctgggttataaggctgtggaattcaatctagagtctgacaaggcatatctgattagattagatcaggagataagaaaagctaagataaatgatctcagagaaGCTATTTTttaaactggagaagatacagctgaattgataaatgctaaaaggaggatggtcaatgaacttgaatatgcagagagatgtttgttgaagaactatctcaggacaactcctgatatcaaagagatcagaagaaattAAAAGTTGAAGCTAaatcaaagatctacaactacttaaattttgaagtttgtacagactgaagcggttatcaaaagttaaagatggtaaagctgaaaggactgtaagttgtagttatctagtcaaattctcatgcatttgtacttaatgtttttgacatcaaatatctgttgaacttgtatattatgctaatttacaagttgggggagattgttagatatattttataatgtcatgtgaatatgatttgtgtttagttttcagatcttaccttacaggataaatcaatactttactggaaatcagcacttagactgaagacagaacttaagatatcagaacttaaggttcagaagatatttatcaagagataatatcaggacttaagataactagttaatatattttaggaagcagaattatattccatattaattagaagattatcttgtaactgtgtagtatataaacacatgcgTAGAGTTTACACAaaaagtgttacgattatcgaagttattattctttgtaactctagcagctctcgtgataatttgttcatcactgagagaggacagttccacattgtaacagaatttattgtgttgaataaaatctgttttatgttacttaagttcttatattcgttttgattgtgctaaacactgtattcaacccccttctacagtgtgtgtgacctaacacctcaaatccttcataatttttttcattgCATAATAACTTTCGGGTAATGTATGTTATTTTGGTAACACATCCGTAAGAAGTTTAAGCAAACTATCAAAAGCTTTATTATTACAATGCGAGTTATTTTTGAATTCCAATAATTTGGTGGTAAAGCTTAATCTTGTGTACTTTATATTGCCGGGATAAATAGGTGCTCCATTTTCAACAATAACCTTGTACAATTTTTTAGCACTATCATTTGGAGCTTCTTCTACATTCAGAATTCCCGTATCCGTAGTTTCATAAAATTGATAATTTTCACCGGCTAAATTATGTAACATCGCATTCAAATCTACCAGTTCTTCTACTCTCGAAGGTTCCCGAACACAATAATGATGATGTGATGTTTGACTACGTTTTCTTCCTATTTTTTCACCGTGCGACGTCCACATGGTATAACCCCCAAGCATCCCTTTAGAGAACAAATGAAATTTAACATCATCAATCTTTAACCAACTCAAATTTTTACAAAGTTTACACAGCCACTTCATTATACCATCTTCCATTCCATTTTAGCTAgccaatttaaaaaaaaattctacaccaattctatattccggagtcaatgaaattttatcgttttgcaattgattaccaatccaacttcgatcaatggtttccatctacaataatatattttaaaattaaaaaaaacatatttaacaaataatttatcattaatctcataattattcatgtatttcataaaacacacacacacacacactataattacaataaatgaaactaacttacatacaacaacatttaatacatacaacaacatttaatacatacaccaacataaacacacacacacacattaatTACAAAATATGGAAAGAACTTACTATTTTCTAAAACTCCTCCACTTCAATCCTCAATCACTTGtgtctttttaattttttgcccaaaatcaagaaatgaggaatataacaaaaaaatttaaaaaaataggTTAAAACCGACGGTTTTAGGCAGAAGAATAAAACGACACCGTTTTCTCTGTAACGGGTACTTTTTTTgtatttcaaattaattttttattattctacaaaaccGACCACCAGATATGGTCGGTTTTAACCTACAGAATTTGTGCATATAACCGACCACATGTAGGTGGTCAGTTTTAGAAGTGACATATCAGCAAAACGGTGTCTTTTTTTTCAGTAAAACCGACCACCGGTGGATGGTCGGTTTTATGTGTGCCACGTCATCGATACGGTGTCATTTAGTTGGAATATAACTGACCACTGAtgtcggtcggttttaaggtgaCCAAATCGACGTCGGTCGGTTATGTTCGGTCGGTTTTACCCTGTCTTCTTGTAGTGATTAGAATAAGTAGCGGCATAAATAGCAGAAGCGAGAGGATATGAATGGGCTAATTATCATATTGTTCATTAATTTATAATTCATATCGCTAATTTACAATGGTATTATAATCACGTTTTTGATTGAACTGTGACTCAAAAAATCTAATTAAATTTGTCATTTACACAAAATAAATAAAGTAAAACTTATAAGTATCTACATTAGAAGAAATCAAGGGCCTTTTCGTACCAAGTATTTTCCACCAACGATTTTTCTATAAAATTTTACTACTGGTTTTGAAGTCAAAAGGTTTTTTTCTAACCGTTTTGGAAGCCGGTAAGATACGATAGCCAATTCCTGGCGATGATGGTAGGGAATGGAAGAAATGTGATGCACTTTGCCACATCATGCTTACCTGTACATTTGACACTTAAAAAATAACTTCATTTTCTTCGTGACATTTCATACTGTATAAAGTCGGTTGGTTTTAGGTGGAGTATTTCCTACTGCCGTTAGTTGAAAATGCATGTTAGTATTGCAAGTCGCCACGGTGATAGCAAAACGACACCATTTTTATTCATTATTTTCCACCGATTTTGGGGCACTAAGAAAATTTTTTCCGAGTCAGCAGAAAATTATGTTTCGACCTGTAATTTGTCGGTGGCCATGTAGCTCTTTTCCTACCAATAAACGTTAGAAAATGAGAAGCAGTGTTAAAATACCAAAAATATTGACCAGTTTCTACTGTAAAACATATTGTATCATCATTACTTGATATTTTactttaataattaattaaatgtaATTTTTTACTTTGAATTGAAATTTTGAACTATATTTTTTCAAGGATAATTTGATATTTAACCAGTACACAATATAATATCGGTAGTAAATGTTTGGTAAAAAATGTAATATAATACCGGGAAGAAATTATGTGTTGTAAAAAAGGTAATCATCATGATCTTTTGTTATAATTTCTACCACCATATTATATATCTACCACTTTTAGTTTTCTTCTGGACTTGTCTAGAAAAAAATGTCAAAATTCACCCAAAAATTGGAGCTCAAACTACCCCTACATGTAGACATTTCCTACCCACTACTATTTTtcatttaaatattaatttaggGGTTATATTCGGGTtacaaaatattttttaaaacataattatttagTGATCAAACTGTATACCGATATCATTACAAAGTAATCATATAtgtaaaaaatcattttattttaaCCTCATTTGCcatgattttataatgaaaatttattttacAACAAGTAATTAATTATTGCAAAAACAAATCATGAATATAACGAAGATATATCATTTTTCTTACCAATAATTCTTGTAAACCAAACaaatttgataaattattttttttaaaacaccCCTTTACAAAATTGAGTAGGTGCTTGTTATGTACTTAGAGATTAAAATCTAGGGTTAGATTAGGATTTCAtcaaataattattaatttttttaaaccAATCTAACCATTCACAGATGTAACTTTGTTAACAAATTATCTTGTATTCAAGAATTCACAAATTTTTAACCTTATTTATGATGATTTTTTAACTATTATATTTTCTCAACAATTTAATATAGTTACATGGTTAAGTATTTTGCAACTAACCATAAACACAATAATCCAACTTGGTGGAGGTGCCAGTTTAGGAGGAAAAGTTCTAACTATTTCCTACCGATTAATTAACTGTTACTTGGGTATTAATAAAAAAATCCCTTATAAATTTAGGAGTTATATTCTGATTTcacattattctttaaaaataaaattattttaaagatccaaccatacggatcACTAAAAGTAATCGTATGGACAAAAAATCTTTTCATTTTAACCTCATTTACAATAATTTTCTAACAAAAACTTGTTTTACAATAAGTAATTAATTATGACAAAAATAAAAGATTAAATATCTTGAATATAATGAAGAATATTTGTCATTTTTTATACCAATCATTCTAGTAAATTgaaaaaaattgataaattattttttaGAGCCCCTTTACAAGATTGAAAAATAAATGTTATGTACTTAGAGATTGAAATTTAAGGTTACCTTAGGGTTTAATCAAATTTATTAGGATGATATGTGAATATAATTGTGAATTAGTCATTTGTGCAAAAATTAGTGATTATTTAAGTTCATTTATATTGaattttaatgaaaaaaattcaatttttataGTTAGGTCAtattgatttatttttttaaaatttttttctTAGACAATTTGACGACCAATGTATGTATCACTATGAATTAGTCATGTATGATAATATtactattttttttttataatttatgtGTTGTGATTTTATTGTCAAAAATCATATTTGAATTCATAgtgtaaattttttaaaaaaatttcctGAGAGATCCAACCAAACAGATCTCTATAGCACAGAGAATTAGTTTATATATCATATATTATAACTTTTTTTATAGATCATTTGCAGtgattttaaaacaaaaatcatttttgaataaataattcTTCTAAATTTCTAGATTTGATATTTTAAAAAACttacaaaaaaaattgaaagTCTCTGAAACTCATAACCTACCGACCTGCAGTAGGAAATGTGTAGAAATATCACATAAATGGCGGCCAAACTTAAAAGTTAAAGAATGGAACACAAggttaaaaattcaaaattttgtcCAATCACTTGACCTACCGTGTATATGTTAGAAATGAGTTTTAATTtcattaaattttaaaaatgggcacaaaatataaaatataaaaaatttggCCAAAATTCTAAATTTTAGACCAAACCCATAACCTACCACATATCCGTAGAAAATGTGTTTTTTTATGAAAATTCAAATCTAAACCGTCAAATCTCAAATTTCTAAAGTGACTCTAAAAATtacatcttttattcaaactcaaaAATGGCACCCAAATCTATATTCATTTTTTTTGTCAAACCTTTAAATAGTTTTTCTTCTTATTTTCAACCTAATTTTCATTTCTCTGTCTCTCCTCCTCCATATACAATTTTCTTTCATCCATTCACTAAAATTTTCTTCTTATTCTTCTTATTCCCCTCATGTACTGCAATCTTCTCACCTTTTTCATCTCAATTATTTGGAAAttaaaattttttctttttttatataCGTATTTCATTTACATAAAATATATGTTTTGATGTTAATACTTGTTAGTTATATTATCATTTTGTTTTCCATTAGTTCAtagtttcaatttttttattattagtTCGTTATTACtcaaattatatatattaattgttCATTTATGTGTTATACTAATTTTTATTATTTCACTCCTTAAACAACCTTTTAGGACAAAGTGAAATGAAATGAAATGGATAAAGGACAATTGAAATGGATAAAGCAATATTGAAATATGATGAAAGATGACCGTGGAAGATTCAAACATGATGACCACTTTGAGGGTATTTGCCTTCAgagtttaaaataatttttaactTTATTATAATGATTGTAATTTTAAGACATTTGAATAAATTTTTATACATTTATTGTATATAACTTTAATATATATGATGGTTAAGATTATTTACATTTTAAGACTGATGATTTTAGATTTCGTTGTGTGGATGACATTTAGATATTGATTTTGTTGTGAAATTTGTTATACAATGCATTTCTCACATCTTACCATTTGAAAACTTAAAATTTACTATTACCTTCCAAGTATTTCAGACCACCTTCAAAATATTTCCTACCATGCTTGCTATTTTCAAGTCCAGAATTTTCTATCAATGGGTATTGGAAATGATGAGTAGAAAATGATAATCAAAATAATTTCTGCCATAATTCTTACCAAGTTGGTAGTAAAAATTGTTTTTGTCACGTCAGTAGAGGTCCACGTGACCGCTGACTAAGATAGATCCCACGGCACATCTCACCTTACATGACAGCTGATGTGGCAAAGGATACGAACCATGTGACAGTCCACATCACATCAGCATATACGGTCCACATTGACCGATGAGCATCAATTTTTATCAAAGGTCATTTTTGATTTGGGAATTTTTTATCGAGTGGGTTCGATGGGAAATGTGGGTTCAATAAAAAATGTTGTATTTTATATCGATTTAGGGTGTTTTCTTATCAATTTGATGATAGGATTGGAAAAAAACTATTTTTCTTGTCGTGCCAGTTGCGAGTTACTTCGTAATTTCACGGTGATTCACATATATTAGTAAGTATCAAAGTTGCTTTCAGTTGGTAGAGAGATTGAGATGAAATCCACAAATATATCTATAAAAGCAGATACCTCTTAATTAATTAAAACTGGTTACAGCAAACAAGGAAAAAAAGGGTCAAACATTAACTGTAATACAAACAATTGGTGTGCGGTAAGAATTGAAAACAAAATTAAATCACATCAATTACAAAAGGATTAATGTAGATAATTGTGACAAGTAGGTGAAAACGGAGGATAGTGAGTTGATATCCGATTCATCCATGCATGCATGCAAGACACGCGTCCCGTCACGCGGCAGGCTACCTGGATAGTCATATGTCATCACCCATGAGTACtataatattttctaaaattgcaGTAAATAAATGATGTAATTTTCTCGCATGTTCTTGTGCTAAAATCGTTTCACTATATCTCTCCCATGcatgtaaataaataaatatgagatAGACATACTTGATTGTTTAGACGGAGCACTTGAAACCAGGAGGAGGTGTTTTTCCACAAGTAATAAGGAGCTCCAGAGCTACGGGAAGAACTAAGTTAATGTTGAGAAGCTTGAGTTTGATTGTTGTACACAAGCAAACTGCAGCTTCAAGCTCAACTAATCCAGCAAGAATGGGGCAGCATTTATGTATAGCTGGATCACCTAGCCCCACGTGCACTAATCCACCAAGAAGATCAACACATGCTCCCAGTTTCAGCAAATCAACTGAGCATGTCTCCGGGCCTGCGCCTGGGTTTGGTGTCCCTGGTGGGCAAGGTGTACTAGGTGGTTTGGTCGTGGGTGGAACTACTGGTGGCACAATTCCTGGTGGAAGAACTGGCGGCACAATTCCTGGAGGAAGGACGCCTGGTGGAAGAACGCCTGGTGGAAGGACACCTGGTGGAAGAACTGGGGGTACGATGCCTGGAGGAAGGACACCAGGTGGAAGCACACCTGGTGGAAGAACTGGGGGTACGATGCCCGGAGGTAGGACACCTGGTGGAAGGACACCTGGTGGAAGGACACCTGGTGGAAGAACTGGTGGTACGATTCCGGGTGGAAGAACCGGGGGTACGATTCCTGGTGGCTTGACGACGGGTGGTTTCACTACAGGGGGTTTCACAACAGGCGGTTTGACAACAGGGGGTTTAACAACAGGTGGTTTGACAACAGGGGGTTTGACAACAGGTGGTTTGACAACAGGGGGTTTCACAATTGGGGGTTTGTGGACAGGTGGTTTGACGGTGGGAGGTTTAGGGGAAGGTTTGTGATGGGGAGGGGGTTTTTCACAGCTGCCACAGTCAAGGATAGGGTTAGCAGTGGAAAAGAAAAACATGCAAAGGAGAAGAAGAGCTGTGAGCTGTTTAGTGGACTCCATTGCTGTGGTTGCATTTGTGTATAGTGAGGGAGTGGTGTTTTATAGAGATTAGATTGATGCGAGTTGTGGAAGAATACAAAAACCCTAATATCGTAACACG
It contains:
- the LOC141720666 gene encoding uncharacterized protein LOC141720666 — its product is MESTKQLTALLLLCMFFFSTANPILDCGSCEKPPPHHKPSPKPPTVKPPVHKPPIVKPPVVKPPVVKPPVVKPPVVKPPVVKPPVVKPPVVKPPVVKPPGIVPPVLPPGIVPPVLPPGVLPPGVLPPGVLPPGIVPPVLPPGVLPPGVLPPGIVPPVLPPGVLPPGVLPPGVLPPGIVPPVLPPGIVPPVVPPTTKPPSTPCPPGTPNPGAGPETCSVDLLKLGACVDLLGGLVHVGLGDPAIHKCCPILAGLVELEAAVCLCTTIKLKLLNINLVLPVALELLITCGKTPPPGFKCSV